From one Rosa rugosa chromosome 4, drRosRugo1.1, whole genome shotgun sequence genomic stretch:
- the LOC133744358 gene encoding probable LRR receptor-like serine/threonine-protein kinase At3g47570 — protein MDISHNKLSGDIPSQVIGLSSFSLLLNLSQNSLTGILPAEVGKLKNIKILDISNNNLTGGIPEIIGGCLILEFLYLQGNHFQGIIPSSLAALRGLQYLDLSRNNLSGYIPKDLQRLPFLNYLNLSSNNLEVIISLYWRRKTQKNKPLSTVSSIKFLPKVSYQTLHQATGGFSLSNQIGSGGFGSVYKGIIDQEENNVVAIKVLNLQEKGASKSFVAECNALRNIRHRNLVKILTCCSSTDYNGNDFKALVFENMSNGSLEEWLHRENQSRSLNLLQRLNIVVDVASALCYLHDHCEPQVIHCDMKPSNVLLDDDMVARVGDFGLAKLISTTTDSSQNQSNTVGIKETIGYAAPDK, from the exons ATGGATATATCACACAATAAGCTTAGTGGAGATATACCATCACAGGTCATTGGTCtgtcctccttctctctcttgcTCAACTTATCACAAAACTCGCTAACTGGCATTCTGCCTGCGGAAGTGGGTAAGCTGAAGAATATCAAGATATTGGACATCTCTAATAATAATTTGACCGGAGGAATTCCAGAAATTATTGGAGGCTGTCTGATCCTTGAATTTCTTTACCTACAAGGGAACCACTTTCAAGGAATCATACCTTCTTCTTTGGCTGCTTTGAGAGGTCTTCAGTATCTAGATCTTTCACGAAACAATTTGTCAGGATATATTCCAAAAGACCTACAGAGGCTTCCATTCTTGAATTATTTGAACCTTTCGTCCAATAATCTGGAGG TGATCATATCTCTTTATTGGAGGAGAAAAACTCAAAAGAATAAACCGCTATCTACAGTGTCATCAATCAAATTCCTTCCAAAGGTTTCATACCAGACACTTCATCAAGCTACTGGCGGATTCTCTCTGAGCAATCAAATTGGATCAGGTGGTTTTGGCTCTGTATACAAAGGGATTAttgatcaagaagaaaacaatgtTGTTGCCATAAAGGTCCTCAACCTTCAAGAGAAAGGAGCTTCCAAGAGTTTTGTGGCAGAATGCAATGCACTGAGAAATATCCGGCACAGGAACCTTGTGAAGATCTTAACATGTTGCTCTAGCACAGATTACAATGGTAATGACTTCAAAGCTCTAGTTTTTGAGAATATGTCAAATGGAAGTTTAGAGGAGTGGCTACACAGAGAAAACCAATCAAGGAGTTTGAACCTTCTTCAAAGACTGAATATTGTTGTTGATGTGGCTTCTGCGTTGTGTTACCTTCATGATCATTGTGAACCACAAGTCATTCACTGTGACATGAAGCCGAGCAATGTTcttcttgatgatgacatggttgCTCGTGTTGGTGATTTTGGGTTAGCAAAACTCATCTCAACGACCACGGACTCCTCTCAAAATCAAAGTAACACGGTTGGAATAAAGGAAACCATTGGCTATGCTGCTCCAG ATAAATAG
- the LOC133741969 gene encoding uncharacterized protein LOC133741969 isoform X3, which translates to MAGGGALNTQALSLLAAVNNHGDLAVKLSSLKQAKDLLLSIDPSSAAELFPYLVELQSSPETLVRLSLIEVIEEIGLRAMEESSVLMSVLLAFLRDSDSIVARQSIVSGTNVFVSVLEEMTLQFHRRGKIEIWLEELWSWMAKFKDAIFTIAVQPGSAGTKLLALKFLETYVLLFTSDTNDSEKPTAEDVAGCRRGFNISWLVGGHPILDSYMLMSEANRALGILLNLLQSAGSLQGSLTIAIVNCLVAIARKRPVHYGTIVSALFDFDPNFELVKGRHAASIQYSLRTAFLGFLRCTSPVIVESRDRLIRALRSMNAGDAADQVIRQVDKMLKNNERASRDARSGKDDQLPSQLPVSGDLVRKRPSPLDVEESANGHEIPSKRSRYVHEAYSALPVQKNDSGWDTTSVNGVSSDLPMLDGEVTPVEQMITVIGALLAEGERGAESLEILVSTIHPDLLADIVITNMRHLPKMPPPLARPGLPVARQIGSLSSSAQVVSGSPTSSVQSPVLAAQMSFSSATVNSLSDADTSNVNNLPDSKRDPRRDPRRLDPRCIAVSAELASSPTVEDTDAMQSDIDGSISLSKLNSLPVVTTVESTLVTPKPKTESDDTILDSQLASGTGQPTPKEEVLDGPVEDGPTLKVNVSSDLTDSRVQIEGDLDTMPLSDVEVKDEDYTTSFLESDQHSPALSNTSASEDICQDLPEVPIYIELTQEQEQRLGQLAVERIIQSYKHLHATDYSQMRLALLARLVAQIDADDEIIVMLHKHIVVDYQQKKGHELVLHILYHLEALAVSDSVDSSTFAVMYEKFLLAVAKCLLESFPASDKSFSRLLGEVPVLPDSTLKLLDDLCYSDVIDQHGKDVRDIERVTQGLGAVWSLILGRPHYRQSCVDITLKCAVHSQDDIRTKAIRLVANKLYQLNYISEVIEKFATDMLLSAVEQPLSGIEHSQSESTGQRTDGKFGSQETSVSHFQNLESGNSENDSTTKDQPVSTMSIPEVQRLISLFFALCTKKPSLIQLVFNTYGCAPKAVKQAFDRHIPVLIRALGSSNSELLHIISDPPQGSENLLMLVLQQLTQETTPSSDLIGTVKHLMSQFSFQCCLHLLKMRFYLYSLGLLLFH; encoded by the exons ATGGCCGGAGGAGGAGCCCTTAACACCCAAGCACTCTCTCTCCTCGCCGCGGTCAACAACCACGGCGATTTGGCCGTCAAGCTCTCGTCTCTAAAGCAGGCCAAGGATTTGCTCTTGTCCATCGACCCCTCTTCTGCCGCCGAGCTCTTCCCCTACTTGGTCGAGCTCCAGTCTTCCCCTGAAACCCTCGTCCGCTTATCGCTTATCGA GGTAATCGAGGAGATTGGCTTGAGAGCAATGGAGGAGTCATCTGTACTGATGTCTGTGCTATTGGCATTTTTGAGAGATAGTGATTCTATTGTTGCGAGGCAGTCTATAGTTAGTGGCACAAATGTCTTTGTTAGTGTTTTGGAGGAGATGACATTGcag TTTCACCGGAGGGGTAAAATCGAGATATGGCTTGAAGAACTTTGGTCGTGGATGGCTAAGTTCAAGGATGCCATATTCACCATTGCAGTACAG CCTGGTTCTGCTGGAACAAAGTTGCTTGCGTTGAAATTTTTGGAAACATATGTTTTGCTATTCACATCAGACACCAATGATTCTGAAAAACCTACCGCAGAAG ATGTTGCAGGATGTAGAAGGGGTTTTAATATTTCGTGGCTGGTTGGTGGACACCCTATTCTTGACTCATACATGCTCATGTCAGAAGCAAATAGAGCTCTTGGAATTCTATTAAATTTGTTGCAGTCAGCTGGTAGTCTTCAGGGTTCCTTGACAATTGCCATTGTCAATTG TCTTGTAGCCATAGCAAGAAAGAGGCCAGTTCACTATGGCACCATTGTTTCTGCACTATTTGATTTTGATCCAAACTTCGAATTAGTAAAAGGACGCCATGCTGCCAGTATCCAGTATTCTTTAAGAACTGCCTTTTTGGGATTCCTTCGGTGTACTAGCCCAGTGATTGTAGAG TCAAGAGATAGATTGATTAGGGCCCTACGCTCTATGAATGCTGGGGATGCTGCTGATCAAGTAATCCGCCAAGTTGATAAAATGCTAAAAAACAATGAGAGGGCTTCGCGTGATGCTCGGTCGGGAAAG GATGATCAACTACCAAGCCAACTGCCTGTTTCAGGGGACCTGGTAAGAAAAAGACCTTCACCTCTTGATGTTGAAGAGTCAGCTAATGGTCATGAGATACCTTCCAAGCGAAGTCGTTATGTTCATGAAGCCTATTCAGCATTGCCAGTTCAAAAGAATGATTCTGGGTGGGATACCACTTCTGTCAACGGAGTGTCCTCTGACCTTCCTATGCTAGATGGTGAGGTGACTCCCGTGGAGCAAATGATTACTGTAATTGGCGCGTTGCTTGCTGAAGGAGAAAGAGGTGCTGAATCACTTGAAATTCTTGTTTCGACAATCCATCCTGATCTGTTGGCCGATATTGTAATAACTAATATGAGGCACTTGCCGAAGATGCCGCCACCCTTGGCAAGGCCAGGGTTGCCAGTTGCTCGGCAGATAGGTTCTTTAAGTAGTTCGGCACAAGTTGTTTCAGGTTCTCCAACATCATCTGTGCAGTCTCCAGTTTTGGCTGCCCAAATGTCTTTTTCTTCAGCAACTGTAAACAGTTTATCAGATGCTGATACTTCCAATGTGAATAATCTTCCTGATTCCAAGCGAGATCCACGAAGG GATCCCCGTCGCCTAGATCCACGGTGTATAGCAGTTTCTGCTGAACTGGCATCCTCACCCACAGTAGAGGATACTGATGCTATGCAATCTGACATTGATGGTTCAATTTCCTTGAGTAAGCTTAATTCGCTTCCTGTTGTGACCACTGTTGAATCTACTTTAGTAACTCCCAAGCCCAAAACAGAAAGTGATGATACGATTTTGGATAGTCAATTGGCTTCTGGAACCGGCCAACCAACTCCCAAGGAGGAGGTTCTGGATGGACCTGTGGAAGATGGCCCTACTTTGAAGGTCAATGTATCTTCAGATCTAACAGATTCTCGTGTGCAAATTGAAGGGGACCTTGACACAATGCCATTGTCAGATGTTGAAGTAAAAGATGAAGATTATACCACATCTTTTCTAGAATCTGATCAGCATTCTCCTGCTCTTTCAAACACATCTGCATCTGAAGATATATGTCAGGATCTGCCTGAGGTTCCCATATATATTGAGTTGACCCAAGAGCAGGAGCAAAGACTAGGGCAATTGGCTGTTGAGCGAATTATTCAATCATACAAGCATTTGCATGCAACAGATTATAGTCAGATGCGCTTGGCATTACTTGCTCGATTGGTTGCTCAG ATTGATGCGGATGATGAAATTATTGTGATGCTGCATAAACATATAGTTGTGGATTACCAACAGAAAAAG GGGCATGAGCTAGTATTGCATATCTTGTACCATCTGGAGGCTCTGGCTGTGTCCGATTCAGTTGATAGTTCCACATTTGCTGTTATGTATGAAAAGTTCCTCCTGGCAGTG GCTAAGTGTTTGCTGGAGTCCTTTCCAGCCTCGGACAAGTCATTTAGTAGACTTCTTGGAGAAGTTCCAGTCCTTCCTGACTCCACTTTGAAACTACTAGATGATCTCTGCTATTCTGATGTTATTGATCAACATGGAAAAGATGTTCGGGACATTGAGCGTGTCACTCAGGGCCTTGGTGCTGTCTGGAGTTTAATTTTAGGGCGGCCACATTATCGACAAAGCTGCGTAGATATCACTTTGAAG TGTGCTGTTCATTCACAAGATGACATCCGAACCAAAGCTATCCGACTG GTGGCAAACAAACTCTATCAGTTGAATTACATATCAGAAGTTATTGAAAAATTTGCGACAGATATGTTGCTGTCTGCTGTTGAACAGCCTCTGTCGGGTATAGAGCATTCACAATCTGAGTCCACTGGGCAAAGAACTGATGGAAAG TTTGGAAGCCAAGAAACATCAGTTAGtcattttcaaaatttggaGTCCGGAAATTCTGAAAATGATTCCACAACGAAGGACCAACCAGTGTCAACAATGTCAATTCCTGAAGTTCAGCGActcatttctttgttttttgcttTATGTACAAAG AAACCTAGTCTTATTCAACTTGTATTTAATACTTATGGGTGTGCCCCAAAAGCTGTAAAGCAG
- the LOC133744357 gene encoding probable LRR receptor-like serine/threonine-protein kinase At3g47570, which translates to MLEGGIPVNLTLCAELSILSIGENRLTGKISSEIGSLRKLAFLNLQKNNMTGPIPPSLGNLSSLTVLALASNNLVGNIPELLGQSRSLSFFAISDNNLSGMIPPSLFNISSMNAFSNSYNKFKGSISPGIGLNMPNLQIMSLSGNEFSGQIPASLSNASQLQKLNFGSNNFVGQLPASFGNFPNLQLLNFESNNLGTNSSNDLGFISFLTNCSNLEMVSLSNNSFGGVLPNSIANFSTQLTRLYLGGNQITEMIPKTLGNLNNLILLTLEENLFTGIIPASLGKLQKLQKLYLNSNRLSGRIPSSLGNLTQLFELYLSANELEGSIPPNIGNCKICR; encoded by the coding sequence ATGTTGGAGGGGGGAATTCCAGTCAACCTGACCTTGTGTGCGGAACTGAGCATCTTAAGTATTGGAGAAAACCGCCTTACTGGCAAAATTTCTTCAGAGATTGGGTCATTGAGGAAGCTTGCATTTCTCAATCTACAGAAAAACAATATGACAGGACCCATCCCACCTTCCTTGGGGAATCTTTCATCACTCACTGTACTTGCCTTGGCATCCAACAATTTGGTGGGTAACATTCCAGAGCTGTTAGGCCAATCGAGAAGCTTATCATTTTTTGCAATTAGTGACAATAATCTCTCTGGTATGATCCCTCCCTCTCTTTTTAACATATCATCTATGAACGCCTTCTCAAATTCGTATAATAAGTTTAAGGGTAGTATTTCGCCTGGTATAGGCCTAAACATGCCTAATCTCCAAATAATGTCCCTCAGCGGAAATGAATTCTCTGGACAAATCCCAGCTTCACTTTCCAATGCTTCTCAGCTTCAAAAGCTTAATTTTGGGTCTAATAATTTTGTTGGCCAACTTCCCGCAAGTTTTGGAAATTTTCCTAATCTCCAGCTGCTCAACTTCGAGTCAAATAATCTAGGAACTAATTCATCAAATGATTTGGGATTTATATCATTCTTGACAAATTGCAGCAATCTGGAGATGGTTTCTTTGAGTAATAACAGTTTTGGAGGTGTTTTGCCGAACTCTATAGCCAATTTCTCAACCCAACTAACTCGACTCTACCTTGGGGGCAATCAAATAACGGAAATGATTCCTAAAACATTAGGAAATCTGAACAATTTAATACTCCTGACCCTGGAAGAAAACTTGTTCACTGGTATCATTCCAGCTTCTTTGGGGAAGTTACAAAAGCTGcaaaaattatatttaaattCCAATAGATTATCTGGACGGATCCCATCTTCCCTAGGAAACCTCACCCAATTGTTTGAACTCTACTTATCAGCAAATGAATTAGAAGGAAGCATTCCTCCAAATATTGGTAACTGCAAAATCTGCAGGTGA